The following are encoded in a window of Paenibacillus polymyxa genomic DNA:
- a CDS encoding YqzL family protein: MRDFSWKYFAMTGDVGAYLLYRESAVTREQDTDEGESDEHEEARE, translated from the coding sequence TTGCGAGATTTTTCGTGGAAGTATTTTGCGATGACTGGAGATGTCGGTGCGTATCTGTTATATCGGGAGAGCGCCGTGACAAGGGAGCAAGACACGGATGAGGGAGAGTCGGACGAGCATGAAGAAGCCCGTGAATAG
- the glyQ gene encoding glycine--tRNA ligase subunit alpha translates to MNFQQMILTLQQFWAEHNCIIVQPYDTEKGAGTMNPMTYLRSIGPEPWNVAYVEPSRRPSDGRYGENPNRLYQHHQFQVVLKPSPDNIQELYLESLSRLGINPLEHDIRFVEDNWEAPTLGAWGLGWEVWLDGMEITQFTYFQQVGGIDASPVAVEITYGMERLASYIQDKENVFDLEWVNGITYGDVFHQPEFEHSKYTFEVSDVKMLFTLFNMYEEEANKAMAQHLVFPAYDYVLKCSHAFNLLDARGAISVTERTGFIIRVRNLARQVAATYLEEREKLGFPLLKKGGAANV, encoded by the coding sequence ATGAATTTTCAGCAGATGATTTTAACGCTGCAACAATTTTGGGCTGAACACAACTGTATTATTGTACAGCCGTATGACACGGAAAAAGGGGCAGGCACGATGAACCCAATGACGTATTTACGTTCGATCGGACCTGAGCCGTGGAATGTAGCTTATGTTGAGCCTTCTCGTCGTCCGTCAGACGGACGTTATGGTGAGAACCCGAATCGCCTGTATCAGCATCATCAGTTCCAAGTAGTTTTGAAGCCTTCACCGGATAACATTCAGGAATTGTATTTGGAGAGTTTGAGCCGTTTGGGCATTAACCCTCTGGAGCATGATATTCGTTTCGTTGAAGACAACTGGGAAGCACCGACGTTGGGAGCGTGGGGCTTAGGTTGGGAAGTATGGCTGGACGGTATGGAAATTACTCAATTCACGTATTTCCAGCAAGTGGGCGGTATTGATGCCAGTCCGGTTGCCGTAGAAATCACGTATGGTATGGAGCGTCTTGCTTCCTACATCCAGGACAAGGAGAATGTGTTCGATTTGGAGTGGGTCAATGGAATCACGTACGGTGATGTTTTCCACCAGCCTGAATTTGAGCATTCCAAGTATACGTTCGAAGTATCTGACGTCAAAATGCTCTTTACTCTTTTTAATATGTATGAAGAAGAGGCAAATAAAGCGATGGCGCAGCATCTTGTATTTCCAGCCTATGATTATGTGCTGAAATGTTCTCATGCGTTCAACTTGCTGGACGCTCGCGGAGCGATCAGCGTGACGGAACGGACTGGGTTTATTATACGAGTACGTAATTTGGCGCGTCAGGTGGCTGCGACCTATCTGGAGGAGCGCGAGAAGCTGGGCTTCCCGCTGTTGAAGAAAGGAGGTGCGGCAAATGTCTAA
- a CDS encoding HD family phosphohydrolase, with the protein MISKELSKGKTFQHRMNGWKYSVATRYLLFLFLVVLFYVGFASKLLPERYDIRVNQPSEKEIVAPMQLPNSKATLKAQEESAERVQPMYTIVPVRNDNLITGILDRIERLNQDDQVSRADKISIYKDEIPQRAREFVQNFVNNSRNADAYPDKLLDEVLEKTKEQTYRIPEETFIKIPRLTSEDIAEMRPVAREIVTGLMNDQITDAQTARAKVAERVSTSSLTKRTSREVVQELARLVITANKFYDDTATKDAKVQAREDTPTVYIKQGEVLVKKGEIITQEIYTLLDENELLKDKINYWPQFGLLMLSMMLALGLFMYIRQFQSRTRNFKYNNAQLLMLVLIFVITVGAMMLISILQNSERSYLGYLAPIALGAMLVTLLLDMSLAFVCAVIFSILASVILNVRQGQIFDFNFGFFAIVVCLAAIFSTHRASQRSTLFKGAIMVCLFGALSVFSLALIDQGNWTQTTTLYGVAFAFAGGLITAILVIGLMPFFESTFGILSALKLVELSNPNHPLLRKLLTETPGTYHHSVMVGNLSEAAAEAIGANGLLCRVGSYYHDIGKTKRPSYFIENQNGLENPHDSIEPKLSKSIIIAHARDGVEMQLDYKLPKPIRDIAEQHHGTTFLHYFYHKALREAEERGVEPDFTEDDFRYPGPKAQSKESAVVGIADSVEAAVRSLRKPTVEQVESMIEKIIKSRLDDHQFNDCELTMRELDIVAQTLKETVMGIFHSRIEYPEERPKSENGKA; encoded by the coding sequence ATGATCTCGAAGGAATTATCTAAAGGGAAAACGTTCCAGCATAGAATGAATGGATGGAAGTATAGCGTGGCGACACGCTATCTTCTGTTTTTATTTTTGGTGGTTCTTTTTTATGTAGGCTTTGCGTCCAAGCTGCTTCCCGAGCGTTATGATATTCGGGTAAATCAACCGAGTGAAAAGGAAATTGTCGCCCCGATGCAGCTTCCTAACAGTAAGGCGACTTTGAAGGCTCAAGAGGAATCAGCTGAACGTGTGCAGCCCATGTATACCATTGTGCCCGTTCGCAACGATAACCTGATTACTGGTATTTTGGATCGAATTGAACGGCTCAATCAGGATGATCAGGTTTCCAGAGCAGATAAGATTTCGATTTATAAGGATGAGATTCCGCAACGTGCACGGGAATTTGTGCAAAATTTTGTGAATAACAGCCGTAATGCGGATGCCTACCCAGATAAGCTGCTGGATGAAGTGCTGGAAAAAACGAAAGAGCAAACGTACCGGATTCCAGAGGAGACATTCATTAAAATTCCGCGCCTTACATCTGAGGATATTGCTGAAATGCGGCCTGTTGCCCGTGAGATTGTGACAGGGTTGATGAATGATCAAATTACGGATGCTCAGACAGCCCGAGCGAAAGTAGCTGAGCGGGTTAGTACAAGCTCGCTTACTAAGCGTACTTCACGGGAGGTTGTTCAGGAACTTGCAAGGCTTGTGATTACCGCCAACAAGTTCTATGATGATACAGCTACGAAGGACGCCAAGGTACAGGCTCGTGAAGATACACCGACAGTTTACATTAAACAGGGTGAAGTACTCGTCAAGAAGGGTGAGATTATTACCCAGGAAATCTATACACTGCTTGATGAAAATGAATTGCTCAAGGATAAAATCAATTATTGGCCACAATTTGGGCTGCTGATGTTGTCTATGATGCTGGCGTTGGGCCTGTTTATGTATATTCGTCAATTTCAATCACGAACACGAAACTTCAAGTATAATAATGCGCAGTTGCTTATGCTAGTATTAATCTTTGTGATTACAGTAGGAGCAATGATGTTAATTTCCATACTGCAGAACAGTGAACGTTCCTATCTTGGCTATCTGGCGCCTATCGCGCTTGGAGCTATGCTCGTAACGCTGTTGCTTGATATGTCGTTGGCTTTTGTATGTGCCGTTATATTCAGTATATTGGCAAGTGTTATTTTGAATGTCCGTCAGGGACAAATTTTTGACTTTAATTTTGGTTTTTTTGCTATTGTGGTCTGTCTGGCAGCGATTTTCTCTACCCATCGAGCCAGCCAGCGTTCAACACTGTTCAAAGGGGCGATTATGGTATGCCTGTTCGGTGCCCTGTCTGTTTTTTCTCTGGCACTGATTGACCAAGGGAATTGGACTCAAACGACGACGCTCTATGGGGTAGCTTTTGCTTTTGCAGGCGGTCTGATAACAGCAATACTTGTTATTGGGCTAATGCCATTTTTTGAGTCTACTTTTGGTATCTTGTCGGCACTGAAGCTTGTTGAGCTGTCGAATCCCAACCATCCATTGCTCCGCAAGCTGCTTACGGAGACACCGGGAACGTATCATCATAGTGTAATGGTGGGTAATCTGTCAGAGGCCGCAGCGGAGGCTATAGGAGCAAACGGCTTGTTGTGCCGGGTTGGTTCGTATTATCATGATATTGGTAAAACCAAGAGGCCTTCGTACTTCATTGAAAATCAAAATGGGTTGGAAAATCCACATGATTCAATAGAGCCCAAGCTTAGCAAATCCATCATTATCGCCCATGCTCGTGACGGCGTGGAAATGCAATTGGATTACAAGCTACCCAAGCCAATTCGCGATATTGCCGAGCAGCACCACGGAACGACATTCTTACACTATTTTTATCACAAGGCGTTGCGTGAGGCTGAAGAGCGGGGGGTGGAGCCTGACTTCACGGAGGATGATTTCCGTTATCCGGGACCGAAGGCTCAGTCTAAAGAGTCTGCTGTGGTGGGAATTGCTGATAGTGTGGAGGCAGCAGTTCGTTCCTTACGGAAGCCGACGGTGGAACAGGTTGAATCCATGATTGAGAAAATTATTAAGAGCCGTCTTGATGATCACCAATTTAACGACTGCGAGCTGACCATGCGGGAGCTTGATATCGTGGCTCAAACCCTCAAGGAAACAGTAATGGGGATTTTCCATTCCCGTATTGAGTATCCAGAGGAAAGGCCCAAGTCTGAAAACGGAAAAGCTTAA
- a CDS encoding PhoH family protein, translated as MAEQQRSIQIALNNAGEGQALFGPQDSFLKLIEAAIPAKIASREAEVNVFGNANEVEVLEQLFDVLLQLIRNGYILTERDVHYAIELAKDLRADQLLDLFKGEITTTFRGKPIRVKTIGQKHYVTTIKKRDIVFGIGPAGTGKTYLAVVLAVAALKEGSVKRIVLTRPAVEAGENLGFLPGDLQEKVDPYLRPLYDALYDVMGPEQTAKALERGLIEIAPLAYMRGRTLDDSFIILDEAQNTTPEQMKMFLTRLGFGSKMVITGDVTQIDLPRGKKSGLIEANAILQGIEEIGFVQFAEEDVVRHSLVQKIIVAYDRVAENQG; from the coding sequence TTGGCAGAACAACAACGCAGCATACAAATTGCATTGAACAATGCGGGAGAAGGACAGGCGTTATTTGGCCCGCAGGATTCCTTTTTAAAATTAATCGAAGCCGCTATTCCAGCAAAAATAGCATCTCGTGAGGCAGAAGTTAATGTTTTTGGTAATGCAAACGAGGTGGAAGTGCTCGAACAATTGTTCGATGTATTACTCCAGTTAATTCGCAATGGGTATATACTGACCGAAAGGGATGTCCATTATGCGATTGAATTGGCCAAAGATTTGCGCGCTGATCAGCTGCTCGATTTGTTCAAGGGTGAAATTACGACGACGTTTCGGGGTAAACCGATTCGCGTCAAAACGATTGGACAAAAGCACTATGTAACCACGATTAAGAAACGCGATATTGTATTTGGAATTGGCCCGGCGGGTACTGGTAAAACCTATCTGGCTGTAGTGCTGGCCGTAGCTGCCCTGAAGGAAGGTTCAGTCAAGCGCATTGTACTGACTCGCCCTGCGGTGGAAGCAGGTGAAAATTTAGGTTTTTTACCAGGGGATTTACAGGAAAAGGTTGATCCGTATTTACGCCCATTGTATGATGCCCTATACGATGTGATGGGCCCAGAGCAGACTGCAAAGGCACTGGAGCGCGGGTTAATAGAAATTGCTCCTTTGGCTTATATGCGGGGACGTACGCTGGATGATTCATTTATTATTTTGGACGAAGCGCAAAACACCACACCCGAGCAAATGAAAATGTTTTTGACTCGACTTGGCTTCGGCTCCAAAATGGTAATTACCGGCGATGTCACGCAAATTGATTTGCCTCGCGGCAAAAAATCCGGTCTGATTGAAGCGAATGCGATTTTACAAGGGATTGAGGAAATAGGCTTTGTCCAGTTTGCAGAAGAGGATGTGGTCCGTCATTCCCTCGTTCAAAAAATCATTGTTGCTTATGACCGTGTTGCCGAGAATCAAGGATAG
- a CDS encoding diacylglycerol kinase family protein, whose protein sequence is MRRQPWRMTFRYAAEGVMYALRTQVNMRIHVAVALLVIVAGLTLHISRLDWLFVCVAIAIVIVAELFNTAVEAAVDLISPDIHPLAKAAKDTAAGAVLLAAVFAVIIGIFVFYRPMLTLISSLF, encoded by the coding sequence ATGAGACGTCAGCCTTGGAGAATGACCTTTCGCTATGCGGCAGAAGGCGTGATGTATGCTCTGCGTACGCAAGTAAATATGCGGATACATGTGGCCGTGGCGCTCCTTGTCATTGTAGCAGGCTTAACTCTGCACATCTCCCGGCTCGACTGGTTATTCGTCTGCGTGGCTATCGCTATAGTCATTGTAGCCGAACTGTTCAACACCGCTGTTGAAGCAGCGGTGGATCTCATCTCACCTGATATTCATCCGCTGGCCAAAGCGGCTAAAGACACCGCCGCCGGAGCCGTGCTCCTGGCAGCGGTTTTTGCTGTAATTATTGGTATATTTGTGTTTTATAGGCCTATGTTGACGTTAATTAGTTCGCTGTTTTAA
- the yqfD gene encoding sporulation protein YqfD, with protein sequence MKHPALAKLHGTVTLAVKGESVEDFINLLTDQHIPVWNVRPMGTRHAEMNLLLPHVFLLRPLLRRTGCKMHVLKRQGLPFIVIRLAKRKFFLAGLALFWVGLLLMSSLIWDIEVKGNDKLSTESVLKAARQEGLYPFQWSFRLSSQDKLSRALMQKLPEASWIGVEKQGTLVTIQVVEASQPTPAPLYSPRHIISKADAVVTEIFAEQGRPVVHKNTRVKKGAILISGTLGDEENQQQVVAKGEVKGLVWHEYEISSPTVQRSSTYTGTSHDRLYLVLGNRAIQLWGYGKIPYSTHKTTVEHDPLTWRSYKLPMGWMTESVRETKIQEQKLTEAEAKMSGIEGARADILAKYGKGTKIISQKILHEKRENGKVYMKVLFEVEQDIAEELPLVHNQGE encoded by the coding sequence GTGAAACATCCTGCTTTAGCAAAGCTGCATGGCACGGTTACCCTTGCTGTCAAGGGCGAAAGTGTGGAAGATTTCATTAATTTACTCACCGATCAACATATACCTGTTTGGAACGTGCGGCCGATGGGTACTAGACATGCAGAAATGAACCTTCTGCTGCCGCACGTCTTCCTCCTACGCCCGCTTTTGAGAAGGACAGGCTGTAAAATGCATGTTCTGAAGCGGCAAGGGCTTCCCTTTATTGTTATACGACTTGCCAAACGTAAATTTTTTCTGGCTGGATTGGCTTTGTTCTGGGTAGGTCTCCTGCTGATGTCTTCGCTTATCTGGGACATTGAAGTGAAGGGGAATGATAAGCTCTCGACGGAATCCGTTCTCAAAGCCGCCCGACAGGAGGGGCTGTATCCGTTTCAATGGAGCTTTCGTCTTTCCAGTCAAGACAAGCTTTCCCGTGCGCTCATGCAGAAGCTTCCAGAGGCATCCTGGATCGGTGTGGAAAAACAGGGTACTTTGGTGACGATTCAGGTTGTTGAAGCTTCACAGCCTACCCCTGCGCCGCTCTACAGCCCACGTCATATCATCAGTAAGGCAGACGCGGTAGTCACTGAAATTTTTGCCGAGCAGGGTCGTCCTGTCGTGCATAAAAATACGCGTGTCAAAAAAGGAGCCATCCTCATCTCGGGAACGCTTGGAGATGAGGAGAATCAGCAGCAGGTCGTAGCCAAAGGAGAGGTTAAGGGTCTTGTATGGCATGAATACGAAATTAGCAGTCCCACGGTGCAACGCAGCAGCACGTATACAGGTACCAGTCACGACCGCTTGTATCTGGTGTTAGGCAACCGTGCAATACAATTGTGGGGATATGGGAAAATACCTTATTCTACACATAAAACAACAGTTGAACATGATCCGCTAACATGGCGTTCCTACAAACTTCCGATGGGTTGGATGACCGAAAGTGTGAGGGAGACAAAGATACAAGAGCAGAAGCTTACGGAAGCAGAAGCGAAAATGTCAGGAATAGAAGGCGCGCGAGCTGATATTTTAGCTAAATACGGCAAAGGAACGAAAATAATAAGCCAAAAAATTTTGCATGAGAAGAGAGAGAATGGTAAAGTTTATATGAAAGTGCTTTTTGAAGTGGAGCAGGATATTGCGGAAGAACTTCCGTTAGTTCATAACCAAGGAGAATGA
- the yqfC gene encoding sporulation protein YqfC, with translation MSRMSRKLRKWASETLELPQDILFDLPRLTLIGSRQLYVENHRGVVDFTPDQLVLALAQGRLRVSGHDLVITSILPEQVSVEGHITDIQMEGTEEGS, from the coding sequence ATGAGCAGGATGAGCCGCAAACTGCGAAAGTGGGCCAGCGAGACGCTGGAGCTTCCGCAGGACATTCTATTTGACTTGCCGCGGTTAACCCTCATCGGCAGCCGCCAGCTTTATGTGGAGAATCACCGGGGCGTGGTGGATTTCACGCCGGATCAGCTCGTACTTGCACTTGCGCAAGGCAGGCTGAGGGTGTCCGGCCATGATCTAGTCATTACGTCTATTCTGCCAGAGCAGGTAAGTGTGGAGGGACATATAACGGATATCCAAATGGAAGGAACGGAGGAAGGCTCGTGA
- the glyS gene encoding glycine--tRNA ligase subunit beta, with protein sequence MSKDLLFEIGLEEVPARFIPNAIQQLKQRMTAWLDSSRIAYGAVEAYATPRRLAVLVKEVAEKQEDINEEVKGPSRKIALDEAGNWSKAALGFARSQGVDPEQFTFKELGGVEYIYATKSSIGVPTADVLSEGLLHILHAMTFPKFMRWASYDFKFVRPIRWLIALFGNDIVNLEIAGVQSGNVTRGHRFLGQDAVVASPADYVEVLRKQHVIVDIEERQTLIVKQIEALAAEKDWTIAVKDDLLEEVLYLVETPTVLFGGFDPAFLNIPKDVLITSMREHQRYFPVLDRTGELLPYFVTVRNGGSQSLEVIAKGNEKVLRARLSDAKFFYEEDQKLEIKDALSKLESIVFHEELGTVGDKVRRIRRIADALAEKLHVSSDTQESVSRAADICKFDLVTQMVYEFPELQGVMGEDYARKAGEKEEVARAVFEHYQPRYAGETVPSTNAGAIVSIADKIDTITGCFSIGIIPTGSQDPYALRRQAAGIVQILLDRKLSATLSDVFNIALDVHGNLGNMKRSADEIRKELHEFFGLRVKKLLSETLRYDVVDAVLAAGYDDVASVVNRGTALMTAVQTGEVFKATVESFNRVGNLAAKAVHKLVNTSEFTEQGEKTLYEAWSSAYESYSVALQEGDATRALALASSITPAVTAFFDSVMVMAEDDAVRNNRLALLAAIDSELKRFADFSKLVV encoded by the coding sequence ATGTCTAAGGATTTATTGTTTGAGATCGGGTTGGAAGAAGTCCCTGCACGTTTTATCCCGAATGCGATTCAGCAGTTGAAGCAGCGTATGACGGCGTGGCTTGACAGCTCGCGTATTGCTTATGGTGCTGTAGAGGCTTATGCTACACCTCGCCGTTTGGCGGTACTTGTCAAGGAAGTAGCGGAGAAGCAAGAAGATATTAACGAAGAAGTTAAAGGTCCTTCCCGCAAAATCGCACTCGACGAAGCTGGTAACTGGAGCAAGGCTGCACTAGGCTTTGCTCGTAGCCAAGGTGTTGATCCTGAACAGTTCACATTCAAGGAGCTTGGAGGCGTGGAATATATTTACGCCACTAAGAGCAGCATAGGTGTACCAACAGCGGATGTACTGTCCGAAGGTTTATTGCACATTTTACATGCCATGACATTCCCTAAATTCATGCGCTGGGCAAGTTATGACTTTAAATTTGTTCGTCCGATCCGCTGGTTGATTGCCTTGTTTGGTAACGATATTGTTAATTTGGAGATTGCCGGCGTGCAGTCAGGAAATGTGACAAGAGGGCATCGTTTCCTGGGACAGGATGCCGTTGTAGCAAGTCCAGCTGACTATGTTGAAGTACTTCGCAAGCAGCATGTCATTGTGGACATTGAGGAACGTCAAACGCTTATTGTAAAGCAAATTGAAGCGCTGGCTGCCGAAAAAGATTGGACGATTGCGGTCAAGGATGATCTGCTGGAAGAAGTGCTGTATTTGGTGGAAACCCCAACAGTACTGTTCGGAGGTTTTGATCCTGCGTTCCTGAACATTCCGAAGGATGTACTCATTACTTCCATGCGTGAACATCAACGCTATTTCCCAGTGCTGGATCGCACAGGAGAGCTACTGCCATACTTTGTTACGGTACGTAACGGAGGAAGTCAATCGCTGGAAGTCATTGCTAAAGGGAATGAAAAAGTATTGCGTGCGCGGCTGTCTGATGCCAAATTCTTTTATGAAGAAGATCAGAAGCTGGAAATTAAAGATGCACTCTCCAAACTGGAAAGTATCGTTTTCCACGAAGAGCTGGGAACGGTTGGAGACAAAGTGCGCCGGATTCGCCGTATTGCTGATGCTTTGGCAGAGAAACTTCACGTTTCCTCAGATACACAGGAATCGGTTAGTCGAGCAGCGGATATTTGTAAATTTGACCTGGTAACACAAATGGTATATGAGTTCCCTGAACTGCAAGGTGTGATGGGTGAGGATTATGCTCGTAAGGCTGGAGAGAAGGAAGAAGTGGCGAGAGCGGTGTTTGAGCATTACCAACCGCGTTATGCAGGAGAAACGGTTCCTTCAACGAATGCTGGAGCGATTGTAAGTATCGCAGACAAGATAGATACCATTACAGGATGCTTCTCCATCGGTATTATTCCAACAGGTTCACAGGACCCTTACGCGCTTCGTCGTCAGGCAGCAGGTATTGTGCAAATCTTGTTGGATCGTAAGCTTTCGGCTACGTTGTCTGATGTGTTCAATATCGCGCTCGATGTGCACGGCAACCTTGGAAATATGAAACGTTCCGCGGATGAAATACGTAAAGAATTACATGAGTTTTTCGGATTACGGGTGAAGAAACTATTGTCTGAGACACTTCGCTATGACGTTGTGGATGCTGTGCTTGCAGCTGGATATGACGATGTTGCTTCCGTTGTTAACCGCGGAACTGCATTAATGACTGCCGTACAAACAGGTGAGGTATTCAAAGCAACAGTTGAATCTTTTAATCGTGTAGGCAATCTGGCTGCTAAAGCAGTGCATAAGTTAGTTAATACGAGTGAGTTTACGGAGCAAGGCGAAAAAACGCTTTACGAAGCATGGTCTAGCGCTTATGAATCTTATAGCGTAGCTTTACAGGAAGGTGATGCGACACGAGCGTTAGCGCTTGCTTCATCCATTACCCCTGCGGTGACGGCATTCTTTGATTCTGTTATGGTTATGGCGGAGGATGATGCTGTTCGTAATAATCGTTTGGCATTGCTGGCTGCTATTGACTCAGAACTGAAGCGTTTTGCCGATTTTTCCAAGCTTGTAGTTTAA
- the era gene encoding GTPase Era, with protein MAKKHFKSGFVAIVGRPNVGKSTLMNHVIGQKIAIMSDKPQTTRNKIHGVFTTEDTQIVFLDTPGIHKRQSKLGDYMNQTAFNTLGEVEAVLFLIDAAEGLGGGDRFIAEQLKQVKTPVILVLNKIDRIEPEALLPLIEQYRKLYDFAEIVPISAKMGNNVNTLLEQVQKYLPEGPQYYPDDQITDHPEQFVIAELVREKILHMTREEVPHSIAVMIEDMKVQDNGVVHIMAVIFVERDSQKGIIIGKQGAMLKEVGKQARQDIQNLLGSKIFLELWVKVKKDWRNQDRVLRDLGFHRDA; from the coding sequence ATGGCTAAGAAACACTTTAAATCAGGCTTTGTCGCAATTGTTGGCAGACCCAATGTCGGAAAATCAACACTGATGAACCACGTCATTGGGCAGAAGATCGCCATTATGTCAGACAAGCCGCAAACTACACGCAACAAAATTCACGGCGTATTTACTACGGAGGACACGCAAATTGTATTTTTGGATACACCCGGGATTCATAAGCGCCAGTCAAAATTAGGCGATTACATGAATCAGACTGCTTTTAATACGTTGGGTGAAGTAGAAGCGGTACTTTTTCTTATTGACGCTGCTGAAGGCCTGGGCGGTGGCGACCGTTTTATTGCGGAACAGCTTAAACAAGTAAAAACGCCAGTTATCTTGGTGCTGAATAAAATTGATCGCATTGAGCCGGAAGCGTTGTTGCCCCTGATTGAGCAGTATCGCAAGTTGTATGACTTTGCAGAAATCGTACCGATCTCGGCCAAAATGGGCAACAATGTAAACACCCTGCTGGAGCAGGTGCAAAAATACTTGCCAGAAGGTCCGCAATATTATCCGGATGATCAAATTACCGATCATCCAGAACAGTTTGTTATTGCCGAGCTGGTTCGGGAAAAAATTCTGCATATGACACGTGAGGAAGTACCCCATTCTATTGCCGTTATGATTGAAGACATGAAAGTGCAGGATAATGGTGTAGTGCATATTATGGCTGTTATTTTTGTAGAGCGTGACTCCCAGAAGGGGATCATTATCGGCAAACAGGGAGCCATGCTCAAAGAGGTGGGCAAACAGGCCCGCCAGGATATCCAAAACCTGCTAGGCTCCAAGATTTTCCTGGAACTTTGGGTTAAGGTAAAAAAAGACTGGCGCAACCAGGACCGCGTCCTTCGTGACCTTGGCTTTCATCGCGACGCTTAA
- the recO gene encoding DNA repair protein RecO encodes MLYRVEGIVIRSMDYGEGNKIITLCTESGGKAGMLVRGAKKSKSRHAALTQPFTYGEFVFFRNTGLGTLNAGEIIQSHHTLREDITKAAYASYACELLDRVLQDEETGAFWFKQLKACLEALESGKDPLIVMSIYEFKILQAAGYAPQLDACISSGQQCADEDMFVSPRLGGVLCRSYKHFDPAALSVTPRTLKLLRLFARMDLNRLGNIDVKDSTKLEIKHVMRQFMDMQLEVKLKSRNFLDQLDKYDM; translated from the coding sequence ATGCTTTACAGGGTGGAAGGAATCGTCATCCGCAGCATGGATTACGGTGAGGGGAACAAAATTATTACGCTTTGCACCGAAAGCGGAGGCAAAGCAGGCATGCTGGTCAGAGGTGCAAAAAAGTCCAAAAGCCGTCACGCTGCTTTAACGCAGCCGTTTACGTACGGTGAATTCGTTTTTTTTCGAAACACAGGCTTAGGCACGTTGAATGCCGGTGAAATCATCCAATCCCACCATACATTACGCGAGGATATTACTAAGGCTGCTTACGCTTCTTATGCTTGTGAATTACTCGATCGGGTGTTACAGGATGAGGAAACAGGTGCGTTCTGGTTTAAGCAGCTAAAAGCATGTTTGGAGGCGCTGGAGAGTGGCAAAGATCCGCTGATCGTCATGAGTATTTATGAATTTAAAATATTGCAGGCGGCCGGATATGCTCCTCAGCTTGATGCATGTATTTCAAGTGGTCAACAATGTGCTGATGAAGATATGTTTGTCAGTCCGAGGCTAGGCGGAGTTTTGTGTCGGAGCTACAAGCATTTTGATCCAGCTGCATTGAGCGTGACTCCACGTACATTGAAGTTGCTGCGCTTGTTCGCCAGAATGGATTTGAATCGGCTCGGCAACATTGACGTGAAGGACTCCACTAAGCTGGAGATCAAACATGTCATGCGTCAGTTCATGGATATGCAGTTGGAGGTCAAGCTGAAATCCCGCAACTTCTTGGATCAGCTCGACAAGTACGATATGTGA
- the ybeY gene encoding rRNA maturation RNase YbeY has translation MGLQLAWNNEQNDMVINESLITLLNTLLEEAGRVEGVTDGEVALTFVNDEQIHELNRDYRGIDRPTDVLSFAMKETLDEELEIIYEPNEENSLNDVPDVLGDIIISVQTAQAQSEEYGHSIEREIGFLFVHGFLHLLGYDHQDDVSEAEMMGKQEAVLAQAGLTR, from the coding sequence ATGGGCCTTCAATTAGCTTGGAATAATGAACAAAACGATATGGTAATTAACGAATCTTTAATTACGCTGCTGAACACCTTATTAGAGGAGGCAGGCAGAGTGGAAGGAGTCACAGACGGTGAGGTAGCCCTTACCTTCGTTAATGATGAGCAAATTCATGAGTTGAACAGGGACTATCGGGGAATTGATCGTCCCACCGATGTGTTGTCTTTTGCTATGAAGGAGACACTGGATGAAGAGCTTGAAATTATTTACGAACCGAATGAAGAAAATTCATTGAATGATGTACCGGATGTTCTGGGGGATATTATAATCTCTGTACAGACAGCGCAAGCTCAGAGCGAAGAATACGGACATTCCATTGAGCGTGAAATCGGTTTTTTGTTTGTTCACGGCTTTCTGCATCTGTTAGGCTATGATCATCAGGATGATGTGAGTGAAGCTGAAATGATGGGCAAACAGGAAGCTGTACTGGCTCAAGCGGGGTTGACAAGGTAA